GGGATGCCCACCACCCCGTTTGTGCCCAGTGGAGGCGTGGTGGAAACAACACCCAACACAAATGCAACGGAACTTCCTTACAAATCGGGAGAAAACAACGCCAGACAATCTTCGTCGGTTGTCTTTGTTCCGAGTGGAGGAGTGGTAGAAGGAACACCCAACACAAGTACAACGGGAATTCCTTACAAATCGGGAGAAAACAACGCCATACAATCTTCGTCTGGCATATTTGTGCCCAGTGGAGGAGTGGTGGAGGGGACTGCGGGAACCGACCCCATCGCTTCTCGCTTCAACGTGAAGCTCAAAAAGACCGCCTACGGGGTGTCCTTCGGTCCCGGTACCTACGTTCCCGTTATTGGTAGCGACTTGTCGCTCCCGTCGAGTCGAGTCGCCTTTCCCCGACCCGCCGTCATCTCCGACGCCATCGACCACTCCAAATGTAGCATGTGTTTCAAACAAAGTCACGGAATCATGAAGGCGTGCGAGTGCGGCAACCCCGACTGCCGACACCACGTACATACAGCCTGTGCGCACCGTATTCGACCGGCACCGTCGCTCTCCTACCCCGGTACACCCGCCCCGCGGTTGCCCCTGGTTTTTTGTGCCCCACTGACGAAACCCGCGGGCGCGCCCGCAGCTGGAGCCACAACGGCGAGTTGAGCGCGCGATGGTAGCACCCGAGAAAGTGGATCCTGTTCATGTTGGATGTTCGACCCTTGCCGAGAAACGCTAGCCAATGATCTCGGGTGAGGCACAAACAGGAAAATACTATCT
This portion of the Phaeodactylum tricornutum CCAP 1055/1 chromosome 19, whole genome shotgun sequence genome encodes:
- a CDS encoding predicted protein, producing the protein MGQCHSSTAHDFGVDDIVEASSTTKWGSRPSKSSGRPETAHTPETLRSVTTDADVTDGTASHDRDDDVAAVLDPHPTNHTPSRFTIRGSWVSGKFGRKGVDARLQAFPEQGALPSTTPSSASRTGSKFGGSPVRRGMPTTPFVPSGGVVETTPNTNATELPYKSGENNARQSSSVVFVPSGGVVEGTPNTSTTGIPYKSGENNAIQSSSGIFVPSGGVVEGTAGTDPIASRFNVKLKKTAYGVSFGPGTYVPVIGSDLSLPSSRVAFPRPAVISDAIDHSKCSMCFKQSHGIMKACECGNPDCRHHVHTACAHRIRPAPSLSYPGTPAPRLPLVFCAPLTKPAGAPAAGATTAS